In the genome of Metabacillus litoralis, the window AACTTCGAATGATAAAGAGTTGATTGGCTGGGACAAAGAATATGCTAAAATAGAGGGTAGTATAGAAAAATATAATCGTTCAACTGCCCTTCAATTAGTTATTTCTAAAAAGGGTAAAAAGGCAAAGTTGAATCATATTGAGCAAGAGAAACTCAGCCAATACGTCGGGGCAATGAATGTGATTATGTTTGCACCAGAGGATTTGAATTTAGTGAAAGGAAGTCCTCAGGTAAGAAGAAGATTTATAGATATGGAAATTGGTCAGGTTTCAGCTATCTATTTGCATGATTTGAGTCGTTATCAAAAGATTATGCAACAGCGTAATCATTATTTGAAGCTGTTACAGATGCGCAAACAAAAGGATCAAACGATGCTTGATGTTTTAACTGAACAACTGTGCGAAGCAGCTGCAAAAATCATTTATAAACGTTTGCAGTTTGTTTCTGAGCTCCAAAAATGGGCTGAGCCCGTGCATTCAGGGATAAGCAGAGGCTTAGAAACGCTAAGAATCAAATATAAACCCTCTGTGGATGTATCAGAAGATTATGATTTGACGAAAATGATAGAAGCATATGAACAAAAATTTGCTAAAATAAGAGAGAAGGAAATTGAACGGGGGGCAACTTTAGCAGGTCCACACCGAGATGACTTAACCTTTTTTGTGAATGACCATGATGTGCAAACTTATGGTTCACAAGGACAACAAAGAACCACTGCTTTATCGTTGAAATTAGCGGAGATTGACTTAATTCATAATGAGATAGGAGAATATCCGATCCTTTTGCTTGATGATGTTTTATCCGAATTGGATGATTATAGACAATCACACTTATTGAATACCATTCAAGGTAAGGTTCAAACATTTGTAACAACAACAAGTGTCGAAGGAATTGATCATCAAACATTAAAAGAAGCTGCTACTTTCCGTGTAAGAGCAGGAGAGCTTGCTGACGATAAAAGAGGTGACTGATTTGTATATTCATCTGGGAGACAATTTTGTTGTTCCATCAAAAGAGGTCGTGATGATATTGGATCGACACTCTTCTCAAGATTCCGCCATTGTAGATGAATTTTTTCAAAAGCAAAAAGATAGAATTGTTCAACTGGCAAATGGTGAAGCAAAATCCATTATTGTGACGGTTAATAAAATTTATTTCTCGCCTTTATCATCAAGTACATTAAAAAAACGAGCACAAGTTGCTTTTGATATAGATTAATTAAATGTTTAAAGTCTAGCTTCCTAACAGAAGGGCTTTAGGGTATGGCTTTGAGTGCAACGACAAGTAAGCTTTAGGAAAAGTGTAGGTGATCAATGTGACGACGGAAAATAATCAAGTCCAACAACAATCATATGATGAAAATCAGATTCAGGTTTTAGAAGGTTTAGAGGCAGTTCGTAAACGTCCAGGTATGTATATAGGATCTACGAGCAGTAAGGGTCTGCATCATTTGGTGTGGGAAATTGTTGATAATAGTATTGATGAGGCCTTAGCGGGCTTCTGTAATGAAATTAATGTCACCATTGAAGAAGATAATAGTATTACTGTTAAAGATAACGGACGTGGTATTCCTGTAGGGATCCATGAAAAAATGGGACGTCCTGCAGTTGAAGTTATCATGACAGTATTGCATGCCGGAGGAAAATTCGGTGGTGGAGGATACAAAGTATCAGGTGGACTCCATGGTGTAGGGGCATCTGTTGTTAATGCTCTTTCTACAGAATTAAATGTAACAGTACATCGTGAAGGAAAAGTTCATTTCCAAAGGTTTAATAAAGGTATTCCAGCAGCTGATTTAGAGGTAATTGGTGAGACGGATGTTACAGGCACAATCACCCACTTTAAGCCGGATGCAGAAATCTTCCAAGAAACAACTGTCTATGATTATGAAATATTAGCGAACCGTATTCGTGAGCTAGCATTTTTAAATCGTGGATTGAAAATTACGATTGAAGATAAACGAGAAAACAAACGTTCAAATGAATACTACTATGAGGGCGGAATTAAGTCGTATGTAGAGCATTTAAACCGTACGCGCGAGGTTATTCATGATGAGCCGGTTTATATTGAGGGAGAAAAAGATGGTATTACAACCGAGGTAGCTATTCAGTATAATGACAGCTACACTAGTAATATTTATTCTTTTGCGAACAATATTCACACCTATGAAGGTGGAACACATGAAGCAGGCTTTAAATCAGCATTAACTCGTGTAATCAATGACTACGCTCGTAAAAATAAAATATTTAAAGAAAGCGATGATAACCTTTCTGGAGAAGATGTTCGAGAAGGGATTACAGCTATCATCTCTGTTAAACACCCAGATCCCCAATTCGAGGGACAAACAAAAACGAAATTAGGTAACTCTGAGGTTCGTACAGTAACAGATTCTGTTTTTTCTGAAGCATTTGATAAATTCATGTTAGAAAATCCTTCAGTAGCTAGAAAAATCGTTGAAAAAGGTTTAATGGCTGCAAGAGCCCGTTTAGCTGCAAAAAAAGCTCGTGAGTTAACAAGAAGGAAAAGTGCGTTAGAAATCTCAAGTTTACCTGGTAAGTTAGCGGATTGTTCTTCTAAGGACCCTTCTATTAGTGAGATTTATATTGTTGAGGGTGATTCTGCAGGTGGATCTGCAAAACAAGGAAGAGACAGACACTTTCAAGCAATACTGCCTTTAAGAGGTAAAATCTTAAACGTAGAAAAAGCAAGACTAGATAAGATTCTTTCAAACAATGAAATAAGAGCTATTATTACAGCACTCGGAACAGGTATTGGAGAAGACTTTGACATTATAAAGGCACGCTATCATAAAGTTGTTATTATGACGGATGCGGATGTAGATGGTGCACACATTCGTACTCTACTATTGACATTCTTTTATCGTTATATGCGTCCAATTGTTGAAAAAGGCTATATTTATATTGCTCAGCCTCCACTTTATAAAATTCAACAAGGAAAACGAGTTGAATATGCCTATAACGATAAACAATTAGATTCATACTTGGCTGAAATGCCTGAACAGCCTAAGCCAGGCATCCAACGCTATAAAGGTTTAGGAGAAATGAATCCTGATCAGCTTTGGGAAACAACGATGGATCCAGATACACGTACATTACTTCAAGTAACATTAGAAGACGCAATTGAAGCCGATGAAACATTTGATACGTTAATGGGTGATAAAGTAGAGCCGCGTAGGAACTTTATCGAAGAAAATGCACAGTATGTTAAAAATCTAGATATTTAATCTATTTGAAAGAACACCTCATCTCGGTGAGGTGTTTTTTACATAATATATTAGACAAAAAAAGAGATGGTTATCGTGAAAGAAATGTTAGCTGTAAACGAATATTCCATCAAATTGATGTGTAATCTTTTGCTAATATTGCTATAATGAAGAGTAGACTAATTATTTAACATAACCAATTGGGCAGTTTTTATTATATTTAAAACTATCAACTTTTCTGTAAGAAGATAGTATTTTACCATTTTTCGATGGAATGTTCTTGGCACTCCCAATTAAATTAAGAAAAGGAATAAGGGAGGTTATTTTAATATGGCGGAAAATCAAGGATCACATGTTATTGAGAGAAATATAAGTAATGAAATGAGAGAATCTTTCTTAGGTTATGCGATGAGTGTAATCGTGTCTCGTGCATTACCGGACGTTCGTGATGGACTGAAACCTGTTCATCGACGCATTCTTTATGCAATGAATGACTTAGGGATGACATCTGATAAACCATTTAAGAAATCAGCACGTATCGTTGGAGAGGTTATTGGTAAATACCATCCACATGGTGACTCAGCTGTATATGAAACAATGGTTCGTATGGCGCAGAATTTTAACTATAGATATATGCTAGTAGATGGACACGGAAACTTTGGGTCAGTCGATGGAGACTCAGCAGCTGCAATGCGTTACACCGAAGCTCGTATGTCTAAAATATCAATGGAGCTAATCCGTGATATAAACAAAGATACAATTGATTATCAAGATAACTATGATGGCTCCGAAAGAGAACCAGTAGTCCTTCCAGCGAGATTCCCTAATTTACTTGTGAACGGTGCTACTGGAATTGCGGTAGGAATGGCAACAAATATTCCTCCACATCAATTAGGTGAAGTAATTGATGGAGTCCTAGCGATTAGTAAGGATCCAGAGATAACAATTCCCGAGCTTATGGAAATTATTCCTGGACCAGACTTCCCAACAGCTGGACAAATTATCGGAAGAAGCGGGATTCGAAAAGCTTATGAAACTGGCCGTGGATCAATTACTCTCAGAGCGAAGGTTGAGATTGAAGAAAAGGCTTCAGGTAAGCAAGTAATTATTGTTAAGGAAATTCCTTATCAAGTAAATAAAGCAAAGCTAGTTGAAAAAATCGCAGAGCTTGTTCGAGATAAAAAGATTGACGGAATCACAGACCTACGTGATGAATCTGACCGTACTGGAATGCGTGTTGTTATTGAGGTTCGTAAAGATGCGAATGCGAACGTATTACTTAATAACCTTTATAAGCAAACAGCGCTTCAAACAAGCTTTGGTATTAATATGCTATCTCTAGTAGATGGACATCCTAAAGTATTAAATATTAAGCAAATGCTTCATTACTATCTTGAGCATCAAAAAGTAGTGATTA includes:
- the recF gene encoding DNA replication/repair protein RecF (All proteins in this family for which functions are known are DNA-binding proteins that assist the filamentation of RecA onto DNA for the initiation of recombination or recombinational repair.); amino-acid sequence: MFINELKLKNYRNYEELTIQFENKVNVILGENAQGKTNVMESIYVLAMAKSHRTSNDKELIGWDKEYAKIEGSIEKYNRSTALQLVISKKGKKAKLNHIEQEKLSQYVGAMNVIMFAPEDLNLVKGSPQVRRRFIDMEIGQVSAIYLHDLSRYQKIMQQRNHYLKLLQMRKQKDQTMLDVLTEQLCEAAAKIIYKRLQFVSELQKWAEPVHSGISRGLETLRIKYKPSVDVSEDYDLTKMIEAYEQKFAKIREKEIERGATLAGPHRDDLTFFVNDHDVQTYGSQGQQRTTALSLKLAEIDLIHNEIGEYPILLLDDVLSELDDYRQSHLLNTIQGKVQTFVTTTSVEGIDHQTLKEAATFRVRAGELADDKRGD
- the remB gene encoding extracellular matrix regulator RemB; translation: MYIHLGDNFVVPSKEVVMILDRHSSQDSAIVDEFFQKQKDRIVQLANGEAKSIIVTVNKIYFSPLSSSTLKKRAQVAFDID
- the gyrB gene encoding DNA topoisomerase (ATP-hydrolyzing) subunit B, translated to MTTENNQVQQQSYDENQIQVLEGLEAVRKRPGMYIGSTSSKGLHHLVWEIVDNSIDEALAGFCNEINVTIEEDNSITVKDNGRGIPVGIHEKMGRPAVEVIMTVLHAGGKFGGGGYKVSGGLHGVGASVVNALSTELNVTVHREGKVHFQRFNKGIPAADLEVIGETDVTGTITHFKPDAEIFQETTVYDYEILANRIRELAFLNRGLKITIEDKRENKRSNEYYYEGGIKSYVEHLNRTREVIHDEPVYIEGEKDGITTEVAIQYNDSYTSNIYSFANNIHTYEGGTHEAGFKSALTRVINDYARKNKIFKESDDNLSGEDVREGITAIISVKHPDPQFEGQTKTKLGNSEVRTVTDSVFSEAFDKFMLENPSVARKIVEKGLMAARARLAAKKARELTRRKSALEISSLPGKLADCSSKDPSISEIYIVEGDSAGGSAKQGRDRHFQAILPLRGKILNVEKARLDKILSNNEIRAIITALGTGIGEDFDIIKARYHKVVIMTDADVDGAHIRTLLLTFFYRYMRPIVEKGYIYIAQPPLYKIQQGKRVEYAYNDKQLDSYLAEMPEQPKPGIQRYKGLGEMNPDQLWETTMDPDTRTLLQVTLEDAIEADETFDTLMGDKVEPRRNFIEENAQYVKNLDI